TGAACAGCGCATCGTTGGCCTTCTTCTGAGCTTCCGAATTCAGCTTGTTGGAAGCCTGTTTCATGGCGTCGAATTCAGCCTTCGTGCAACCGATGTTGAAGCATGGGGACGAGCGGTAATAGGACACGTCCTGGAACTTCGACAGGTAGCCGTCGAGGCTGCCCGCCTGGTTCTTGTAGTAGTTCAACGTGTCGATGGCCCCGCGAAGCTGGTTCATCGTGGACGTGGCCTGATCCCAGATATACGCGGCCGGTGCGACCGTGTTCTGGATCATGTTTTCGTACTGCTGGAGCTGGGTGCGGTACTGCTCAATTTGCTTGAGCGTCTGCGCAACGTTCTCCACTGCCGACATGACGGTTTGCGTCAGGTTCGCACCGTCGATAACCGGGATGCCGGCCTGCGCCGGGGTCATCACGCCAGGGGCAGTAAGTGCAAAAACCAAAGCGACTTTAGCCGCTAAAACTTTCTTAGTGAGCATCTTCATTTCGCTTTCTCCTTTGGGTTAGTAGTCGAACGCCTGGTACGGCTTGGAAAACGTCATGTCCTTGGTGACGATGACGTTAAAACGGTAGCCCGGACGAATTTCGAGGGTCGGGGCAATGTTCATGTTTTTGGAAATCAACTGAGCGGTGACAAGGCCGAGCTGCTGGCCCAACGCTTCGCTAAGTGCGCCGCTGGCCGTCTGCCGATTGCCGTTGTTCTGCTGGTCCTGGTTCTGGCTCATGGTGATACCCGCCGTCACGCCAGACATGAGGAATGCCGATGCGAACAGCCGGAAATAGTGGTTGTTCACCTGGTCATTGAAGCCCGCATAACCGGCGCTGTCCGCACCAGGCATCGAACCAATATCCATTGCCTTGCCGTCCGGGAAGACGATGCGTTGCCAGGCAATCAGCACGCGGGATTGGCCGTATGCCACATCACTGGAGTACCGACCCACAAGGCGCGAGCCTTGAGGAATCAGCTTCCATTTGCCGGTGGGCGTGTCGAACACGTCCTGGCTCACCTGGGCCATGATCTGACCGGGCAAATCGGAGTTGATGCCTGAAATCAGCGTGGCGGGCACGACGAAACCGGCGCGCAGCTCATACGGCGAGCGTGGCGCTTCGGGCTTGGAATCGAGCTTCCAGCGGTCTTCCTGCCCGGAGTTGGCGAACTGCGAATAGTCCTTGCTCCCCGGCGAGCTGGAGCCGGCCGTTTGCAGGAGCCTAGGAGCCGCCGAAACGCCTCCCCCGGACATACCCCCTACCCCACCGGCTTGAA
The DNA window shown above is from Variovorax sp. RA8 and carries:
- the trbJ gene encoding P-type conjugative transfer protein TrbJ, whose amino-acid sequence is MKMLTKKVLAAKVALVFALTAPGVMTPAQAGIPVIDGANLTQTVMSAVENVAQTLKQIEQYRTQLQQYENMIQNTVAPAAYIWDQATSTMNQLRGAIDTLNYYKNQAGSLDGYLSKFQDVSYYRSSPCFNIGCTKAEFDAMKQASNKLNSEAQKKANDALFKGLDKQQDAMESDARQLQRLQSSAQGATGQMQAIGFANQLASNQANQLLQIRGLLIAQQNAVATRNQVIADKEAQEAAAAENLRKGEYRASPARTW
- a CDS encoding TrbI/VirB10 family protein — translated: MSEDQMSPDASPGEVTKKTGVRRVNNLPVYIIGGLMGVFLLVMVLVAADRAAQQNRPAGAKDEKAGNTSMFANEIAGNQKDGIIQAERPAPPTVPDLSQPQGQAIDVARPDNLDAPPTPPTSASLDDRVNNDEMQRVRMAKMQQLEEAIKAKTGVRGIAPRSSGSTPGGLTDGAAPATREEALARLAAVRQQIDAQTRDDPTAAYRARMQQLQAGGVGGMSGGGVSAAPRLLQTAGSSSPGSKDYSQFANSGQEDRWKLDSKPEAPRSPYELRAGFVVPATLISGINSDLPGQIMAQVSQDVFDTPTGKWKLIPQGSRLVGRYSSDVAYGQSRVLIAWQRIVFPDGKAMDIGSMPGADSAGYAGFNDQVNNHYFRLFASAFLMSGVTAGITMSQNQDQQNNGNRQTASGALSEALGQQLGLVTAQLISKNMNIAPTLEIRPGYRFNVIVTKDMTFSKPYQAFDY